In one window of Lampris incognitus isolate fLamInc1 chromosome 3, fLamInc1.hap2, whole genome shotgun sequence DNA:
- the cdkn1d gene encoding cyclin-dependent kinase inhibitor 1D — protein MDMAMATPSTSTAAVAVSDSEVPCLGSIEDLKLKVGPVRRNLFGPVDHHQLQQDFQRLLCMSVEVANKRWNFDFQSDRPGQGSTMEWEELKYQDVPRFYRSCTVRRMAGSGGWPKTPRRPSSGESSPASSSSSSSGDEYIEVTARGCYILQRPNKRKQAIITDFFKVKRRRLLNYKGSTRL, from the exons AT GGACATGGCAATGGCTACACCATCCACATcaacagcagcagtagcagtgtcTGATTCAGAGGTCCCCTGCCTGGGCAGCATAGAGGACCTGAAGCTGAAGGTGGGGCCAGTACGGAGGAACCTGTTTGGGCCAGTGGACCACCACCAGCTGCAGCAGGACTTCCAGAGGTTGCTCTGCATGAGTGTGGAGGTGGCTAACAAGCGGTGGAACTTCGACTTCCAGAGCGACCGGCCCGGACAGGGCTCCACCATGGAGTGGGAGGAGCTGAAGTACCAGGATGTCCCTCGGTTTTACCGCAGCTGTACAGTGAGGCGCATGGCCGGGTCCGGAGGTTGGCCAAAGACCCCCAGGCGACCCTCATCGGGAGAGAGCTCCCCTGCCTCCAGCAGCTCTTCCAGTTCTGGGGATGAATATATTGAGGTGACCGCCAGGGGGTGCTACATTCTCCAACGGCCGAATAAACGCAAGCAAGCCATAATCACAG ATTTCTTCAAGGTGAAGAGAAGGAGGCTTCTGAATTATAAAGGGTCGACTCGGCTGTAG